The uncultured Trichococcus sp. DNA window AAAATCTGCAAAAATATTTGCCTATAGAAACGTTCCAGAGGATCCAAATATATCTGAGCCAAAAAGTTGAGCTGGAGCTGGATTATCAGACCGTAACAGCCTTGCGGAACGTGAACAAGACTGTTTGGCATGAGGCCGCCAATCTGCTCATCAGACAATCGCTTGAGCAGGTTAGTGGGCTGCTTGAGGTTGTTGCACAAGATTCGGATTTGAAAAAGATAGCCACGAAGGTGATCAAGCAAAGCGAGGATCCGGACAAGCGCATCCTGTTTATTTTCTTGATGGAAAAGATGGATTTGCCGGTTTCAAAAGCGCTGCAAAAAGAACGGGATGGCTTCGTTCATCCAACCAGACAGCCCGATTATCAGCGGTTACTGGCTGATGCGGATCTGACTTTCGAAAGTTTGCCAGAGCTTTTGAAGGACTGCACGCAACCGATGCGCAGAGAAATCAAGCTGGACACAGCCTTGATCACCGCATCACATTCTGCCTTGGACACCATCATTGAGATGGTCGACACCTACCTGAGTGAGGATGAAACAAGCGAAGGGATGGATTCGGCTGTGAGCTTGAACATTATTACTGAGATGGAGATGTCGTCGGCTGAGGAACAAAGTGAAGCGGAAAGTGTGGTCTCCACATCGGTATCTGCTACGGCCTGTATTATAGAAGAAGCCGAAAATCCGGACAGTGAGCAGGAGTCTGAGCATATGCTGTTCTTGAAACAGATGGTGGCAAACAATGGGATATCTTTGGATGATTTCAAGGAACAGGCAAAAAATAAAGGCAAACTTCATCAGGCATATCTAACGGAATTGAACGAAGTGCTGTATGAAATATTTGATGATCAAGTGTTGGTGATCAGCCAGCAACAGGTCATCATTGAAGAGGATTTTATGGAAGAAATGAGGGAATGGATAGATGGCTGAAATCAAGCTGAGAAAGAAGGATGCCCAAACGATTATTGCCTCGCTTGAGGCGGGCGTCGTACCTGTAAAAGGGGTACAGCATGTGTTGGTGGGCAGGAGCAATGAGGTCAAGGAAATCATCGACACCTTGCAAAAATTGGAGGAAGGCAATAGCGATCTGCGGTTTTGGGTAGGCGACTTCGGTTCGGGCAAAAGTTTCGTTCTGCGGACGATCGAATCGCTGGCGCTGCAAAAGAATTTCGTAGTCTCCACAATCGACTTGACCCCGACGCGTCGTTTCTATGATTCATCCGGGAAGGCCTTGGCGCTCTATAACGAAGTCGTCAATAAAATCGTCATCAAGAATAACCGCGACGGGAATGCGATCGAAATGATCGTCCAGCAATGGATTCAGGTTCTGCTCGAGCAGATTGCCGCGGAAAACAGCCTCACCGTTCCTGTTTTGATGGAAAAAACCCATTGGAAATTGGTGGAGAATGCTATCCTGAAGACGACGAATTCCTTCTATTCATCGGGGCTTTCCTATGAATTTGGGCAAGCGCTGATGAAGTATTTCGAAGGGATTGCCGGCGATAATATGTCCCTGCAGATTGAGGCGATTCGCTGGATCCGCGGTGATATCACAACGAAAACGGAAGCCTCAAAAGAATTGGGCATCAAGAACGTCATCAACGACTTGAACTATCTCATCGCATTGAAAAATCTGGCGGAATTGTTCCTGAAAATCGGCTACAAGGGATTTGTCATAAACTTTGATGAGTCAGTCAA harbors:
- a CDS encoding BREX system ATP-binding domain-containing protein encodes the protein MAEIKLRKKDAQTIIASLEAGVVPVKGVQHVLVGRSNEVKEIIDTLQKLEEGNSDLRFWVGDFGSGKSFVLRTIESLALQKNFVVSTIDLTPTRRFYDSSGKALALYNEVVNKIVIKNNRDGNAIEMIVQQWIQVLLEQIAAENSLTVPVLMEKTHWKLVENAILKTTNSFYSSGLSYEFGQALMKYFEGIAGDNMSLQIEAIRWIRGDITTKTEASKELGIKNVINDLNYLIALKNLAELFLKIGYKGFVINFDESVNLYKLPRSLTREKNYEMILNLYNETKTNEAKGLFINFGATKNTVYDERRGLASYGALKTRFGNELMKNKDYVNVNSTVIDLKPLTPEEIFILLTKLLEIYNTAYQTTLMVKDSEIQQYMEDQLNRPGAAAFLTPRSVIKDYIEILSLQRQNPDHSFSHILADRFGRKSSVVVKDADDHDEIEVY